One window of the Equus caballus isolate H_3958 breed thoroughbred chromosome 2, TB-T2T, whole genome shotgun sequence genome contains the following:
- the LOC138923252 gene encoding spermatogenesis-associated protein 31D4-like encodes MEFSQWNVLSFLNSHIELFLSISSTFLDSDHNLTIVCGLWLLLLFLCFLVGIPSLPTFWKTKIYQKRQGRAKRRRRGGTSSGWRNYQRETEEKRRLISILKRPLGRPLDTTRFRQLLCPDPSCEVCNSTTAEINRLLEDLEDDTASVSSMASTASGTESSFTLSSAFSEVPPGDLTPSPPPDPSPRHPSVLSPNPMTPLADFLSPSPPGHSMPPEPFPPLESKFPADRSPPQPLALPPLPPHDTQATGPILQPEATLSLNTIFSLDRTLSQDINALPNLSQIINPTDSLACHHTPPSLSVSPPTDHPLTVTQSKSVSILLKSVPENSSPDSPGGLSTYVPTIRGTDHSSLSISELSWWQACAKDLFLAPSTLAPCEFNREFLAFYSSESSLERHPTATLIEPGNLSFLSPHVLALLERQVRKRSDFLMWKENEKEKGSFPKKLRPDYPLNPSGKMLESNADECDSAFSLPFWSSAGKPKELHMHEQPPYPKILEDHLQEKCMQLFWGLPSLHSESLPSAIHDSSDCTTIFLFNTISNASTGQESPVPLHRPPPSLTEIQPQPLPQTLPQSQPLPLTQVKSQAHLKSPLPILPSGPLPQIRICGVCHHRPQDESESLTSSEIQQMEWKVLQKQQESLWGSPSVVQRSQEEFCSSAPNFPYHQASQAHASISILPVEFPLSDELRKKLEHHLQKRLIQHRWGLPRRICECLSLMMPPRDFSEIAKAESNRGLSRISVNKDLNVGLSQSKSFHERGSELLQVEKEMGKDQGHSPENGPKAHLLSDPESSSDKDPAYDSEKDLNSHVASLSGKNSRALEESLDQKQLENVLKAHLSKKFEEISEARLPGTVRSSWHASKQTLLLSDKSRTQITQRSLPPSVGGDSSLNTFQELCFIDSSAQQMMESHIKSFRMRMEWGLPCRVLESIQAFKLEDAASQSLTYFYCSPSNNPTLEVDSKSEGFEPHRGSSKSVLQEKAETTNSALVLDRLCPATSPMGRQGQGVPRQSPSGINQEIAEVVQRSKGARQTHLPVTCGITGKAS; translated from the exons atggagttcagtcaatggaatgttctctcatttctgaatagccatattgagttgtttttgagcatctcctcaacattcttagatagtgaccacaacctcaccatcgtgtgtgggttgtggttgcttcttctgttcctgtgcttcctggtggggattccatctttaccaaccttctggaaaaccaaaatctaccaaaag cgtcagggcagagccaagaggagaagaagaggtggaacatcaagtg gttggagaaattaccagagggaaacagaggagaaaaggaggctaatttctattctgaaaag gcccctaggccggcctctcgataccacccgctttcgtcaactattatgcccagacccctcctgtgaggtgtgtaatagcacaactgctgagatcaatcggctcctagaggacctggaagatgataccgcctctgtgtcctctatggcttccacagcttctgggactgagtcatcattcactctgtcctctgccttctcagaagtccctccaggagacctaacaccatcccctccacctgacccttccccacggcacccctccgtcctctcacctaacccaatgacacccttagctgactttctttcaccctcaccaccgggtcactctatgccaccagagccttttcctcccttggagtccaaattcccagcagaccgttccccaccccaaccccttgcccttccccctctcccaccacatgacacccaggcaacgggtcctattctccaaccagaggccactctgtctctgaatacgatcttctctcttgaccgcaccctttcccaagatattaacgccttaccaaatttgtcccagataatcaatcccactgattcactggcttgtcatcacacaccaccaagcctgtctgtctcaccaccgacagaccaccctttaactgtgactcaatctaaatcggtttccatcttattgaagtctgttccagagaactcatctccagatagccctggtgggttgtctacttatgtcccaacaatcagaggcactgaccattcaagcctgtcaatttcagaattatcctggtggcaagcttgtgccaaagacttgttcttagcaccttccaccttggcaccatgtgagtttaatcgagagtttcttgccttctattcttcagagtcctctctggagagacaccctacagctacccttatagagcctggtaacctctcatttctcagccctcatgtcttggcactcctggagagacaagtccgaaagaggagtgatttcctgatgtggaaggaaaatgagaaggagaagggttcttttccaaaaaaacttaggCCAGACTACCCACTAAATCCTTCGGGGAAAATgttagagtcaaatgctgatgagtgtgactcagcattctcccttcctttttggagcagtgcaggcaaaccaaaggagctgcacatgcatgagcagcccccatatcctaaaatcttggaggaccatttacaggaaaaatgtatgcagctcttctggggtctcccatctctgcacagcgagtccttgccctctgctatccatgactcaagtgactgcaccacaatcttccttttcaataccatctcaaatgcctccacgggccaagaatccccagtacctctccatcgcccacctccatccttgactgagatccagccccaacccttgcctcaaaccctgccccaatcccagcccctacctctcactcaggtcaagtcccaggcccaccttaaatccccactcccaatcctaccatctggtcctctaccccagataaggatctgtggagtgtgtcaccatagaccccaggatgaatcagagtctctcacctcatctgaaattcaacaaatggaatggaaagtgttgcagaagcaacaggaaagtttgtggggttccccctctgtagtccaaagatctcaggaagaattttgttcttcagctcccaactttccttaccatcaggcctcccaggcccatgcctccatctccatccttcccgtagagtttcctctcagtgatgagctaaggaagaaactggaacatcaccttcaaaagaggctcatccaacaccggtggggcctgccccgcaggatctgtgagtgtctgtcactgatgatgcctccaagagatttctcagagatagctaaggcagagagcaatcgtggactctcacggatctcggtgaacaaagatctaaatgttggattgagccaatccaaaagcttccatgagaggggttcagaactgcttcaggtagagaaggagatggggaaggatcaggggcatagcccagagaatggcccaaaagctcatctgttgagtgacccagagagctcttcagataaggatccggcatatgactctgagaaagacctaaatagtcatgtggcaagtctgtcagggaaaaattcaagggccttggaggaaagtctagatcagaaacaacttgaaaatgtcctgaaagcacatttgagcaagaagtttgaggaaatcagtgaggctcggctccctgggacggtgcgcagttcatggcatgccagcaagcagacattgctgctttctgacaaatcccgcacccaaataacacagaggagtttgccaccttcagtgggtggggactcctccctgaataccttccaggagctttgcttcattgattccagtgcacaacagatgatggaaagccatattaaaagctttcgtatgagaatggagtggggccttccctgcagggtccttgaatccatacaggcgtttaaattggaagatgctgcatcccagtccttgacCTATTTCTACTGTtccccctcaaataacccaactttggaagtggactccaaatccgagggcttcgagccccatagaggaagctctaaatctgttcttcaagaaaaagcggaaacaacaaattcagccctggtcctggatcgtctttgccctgctacttcacctatgggcaggcaaggacaaggggtgccgagacaatcaccctctggtatcaaccaagagattgcagaggttgttcagaggagtaagggtgccaggcagactcatctgcctgtcacatgtggcatcacaggcaaagcgagttag